Genomic DNA from Pseudomonas fluorescens:
CTTGGCATCAAGGACTGTAATATCCCACCGCCACCAGGAAATGCCCGACCTTCTTCAGGTACGCGTGCTTGTCCTCGACCTTGCCGGTCACCGGGTTCTTCCACCGATACTCATACTCCCCCACGTCCTGCTTGCCGATCATGGCCAGGATCGGCTCGCCCACCGGCTTGCCATCGGGGTCCTTGACCTTGGCGAAGTCGGTATTGATCAACCGCAGGTTGGTGCCGTGACCGACATAGCGCCGGGTATTGAGGTCGACGACAAAGACGTACAAGTCATCCTGCAGATAACCACCCTTGAGGGAGTTAACCGCCGTCAGCGTGGCCTTCTCATTTTTCAACAGGTCGCTCGAAGCCTTGTCCAGCAACGCCCTGGCCTGTTCGGCGGAAGCCCGGGGCAGGTAGTAGCCGACAGCCAGAATCCGTTCGCCGATACGCTGGAAATACACATGCTTGCGCTCGACCTTGCCGTCCGACCAGTTCTGCCAACGGTACTCGGCTTGCTGGATGCCACTGGCCTCGGGAGTCTTCAAGGCGTCCTTGAAGGCTTTGCGCAGGTCCGGGCCCAGCACTTCAGACACGTCTCGCCCGATCAGCGCCGAGGAAGGCCCGCCGCTGGCGAGCATCACACCCTGGGTATCCACCACGAATACGTAGCGATCCTTGTCGACGAATTCCCCCTGGCGACTGAAGGCGGCAAAGGCTTTGTCGCCGTTGTCGTGGTAGTAAGCCAAGGCCTTTTCCAGCAGCGAGCGGGCCGCCTGGCCGTCATCCGGCGTCGCTGCATGAACCGGTGCCAGCCCCAGCACAAGCATTGCGCCCAGCCAGGCCATCCTGTGAAAAAAACCCATATGCGCGCCCCTCGTTCTTGTTGGTGTTTCAAGAGCGTAGACGGCGTGGGGTGATGTTGGAGTATTCAGGGAATTGCTGGAGAGCCGGAGGCGTCAGCGGGTATGGTTACTGACAGAGGCGGTGCCATCGCGAGCAAGCTCGCTCCCACGCTGGACAGCGTTTCCTGTGGGAGCGAGCTTGCTCGCGATAGCAGCGGCACATTCACAATCGCTATCGCGAACAAACGCCCACAGGCTTATTGAGCCCCAGCGCGGAGTTGCTGCTGCAAGTTCTGGATCTGCGCTTGCAAGGTGTTGATGTTACGGGTGACCTGGCCACGGAAGGCGTCGAACTCGGCAGTGTTGCCGCCCTTGTCCTGCTGGCTCTTGAGCACGATCATGTCCTGCTCCAGGCGATCGATGGCCGAGTTGGAGGTGGCTCTTTTCAGGGCGGTGATGTCGGCTCCGATGCTCTTGAGCTGAGCATCCAGGGCACCACCCTCGCCTTGGCTTTTCAGGGCGTTAACTTCAGCCACCAGCGTCTTGACCTGGGCTTGGAGTTCCTTGTTGGACGCTTGCAACTGGGCGTTGGTGTTCTGCTGCTCAGAGGCCTGGGCAATGAGCTGGGCCAGTTCCTTGTCCAAGTCGGCGGACGGACCGAAGGTAGCTTGCTGTTGCTTATACTGCTCCAACAGTTTGTTGTCGAATTGCTTACCCTGATCCTGCAGCTTGCTTTCCAACTGCTTGATCTGCAGTTTCAAGGCCTCACTGTCGCTCATCACATTGGACTGGCCGGCGACGACCTTGCCGGAAAACTCCTGCAGTCGCCCCGCCGCATCTTCACTGATCCGCGCGAAGCTCTCCTGGGTGGCCACCAGTTGCTGCTCCATCAGGGAAATTTGCTGGAAGCTCCACCAGGCCAGGAAACCGAACGCACACAGCAGCGCGCCGACCAATGCCCACAGCGGCCCGGTGCTGGGCCCCTTGACCTTGGCCGCGGCAACGGGAGCCGGGCGTGCTTGCACGTGAGGCTGGCGGTTGGGCAGGAAATCATCGTCATCGGGAATGTCGGCCCGCATCCGCAGGCTCGGTACATCATCGAAGTCGTCGTTGGCATCGTTACGCATGGGCATGGTTCAACCTTTGGGAAACCGGTGATGGCTTGATGCGGCGAGTATAACCCCCTCGCCCGCCGCACCGATTGACCCCGAACCTGGCAGTCGGTTCATGACGGGCCGATCAGCGGGTACTCGGGTGGGCTGTATGGCTAGTCATACCGGCTGCTGTACCTTCCACCAGGCACAAAATTCATCGAGGGCGGTCCACAGGCTGACCTGCGGATCATAATCGAGATAATGCCGGGCCCGGCTGATGTCCAGGGTGAAATTTTTGTTCATGACCTGCATGCCCAGGCGCGACAGCGTCGGTTCGGGGCGGCCCGGCCACAATTTGCAGAAACCTTCATTCAGGGCCGCAACACTATAAGCCAAGCCGTAGGAACGATAACGCCGGACCTGCGGGACTTCCATCTGGCGCATCACATAATTGACCACATCCCACAGTGGAACCGGTGCCCCATTGCTGATGTTATAGGCCTTGCCCAATGCTGAATCGGTAGCCAGCAGGCTGCTGAGCAGCGCTTCGTTGAGGTTTTGCACGCTGGTGAAATCCACTTTGTTCAGCCCGTTGCCGACAATCGCCAGGCGCCCCTTGCGCTGCATTTTCAACAGCCGCGGAAAAATGCTCATGTCACCGGCACCGGTCACGAAACGCGGGCGCAGGGCCAACACTTCCAGGCCGAACTCCTGGGCGCCGAAGACTTTCTGCTCGGCCAGGTACTTGGTGGCCGCGTAAGGGTGCTTGAAGCGCTTGGGCACCTGTTCTTCGGTCAACCCGAGGTGGTCACGACCGTCGAAGTAGATGGACGGCGAGGACAGATGAACCAGCCGGCGAACCTTTTGCTTGAGGCAGGCCTCGACGACATTTTCCGTGACCTGGACATTGCCCTGGTGGAAATCCTGGTAGCGGCCCCAAAGTCCCACGGAACCGGCGCAATGCACGACGGCTTCGACATCCAGGCACAAATCCCGGGCCAGCAGCGGGTCGCTCAGATCCCCTTGGACAAACTGTGCACCGCGACGCACCAGGTGTTCCACGCTCTCGGCCCGGCGACCATTGACCCGTACATCCAGGCCTTGCTCCAGGGCGAAACGCGCGAAGCGTCCGCCAATGAAGCCGCTCGCGCCGGTGACCAGAATTTTCATGAATGCTCCTAAGAAATGCGGTTACGAGCCTTGCGCTACAGCCTGCAATTTTATCTGTGCGCCGCTTTTACCAGCAGCTTGACGTCTACTGCGCCTCCCAAGGCACCAGCCACTGCCGGGAGGAGCGGATCAACTGTTCGGTCAACAAGCCGAGCAACTGCCCGCCATTGCGCCAATGATGCCAGTACAGCGGCACATCGATCGGTTTATCTGCCAACAATTCCACCAGCACGCCTCGCTCCAGCTGTTCGCGCACTTGCAGCTCCGGCACGAGCCCCCAGCCCAGCCCGACTTCAGCAAGACGGATAAAACCTTCGGACGAGGGACACAGATGGTGCTCGAAACCGCCCTCCACGCCTACGGACGCGAGGTAGCGGTGCTGCAGGAAATCATCCGGGCCAAACACCAATGCCGGCGTACGGGCCAGTTGATCGGCCCGCACCTCGTCGGGGAAATGCCGGGCGATGAACGCTGGGCTGGCCATCGCCCGGTAGCGCATCGCCCCCAGCAAAACACTGCGGGCGCCCGCCACCGGGCGTTCGCTGGCGCAGACACACGCCGCCACTTCACCGGCGCGCATGCGCTTGAGACCAACGGTCTGGTCCTCCACCACCAGGTCGAGCAACAGGTGCTGCTCGGCGCAGAAATCGCCCACGGCCGCCGCCCACCAGGTTGCCAGGCTGTCGGCGTT
This window encodes:
- a CDS encoding cache domain-containing protein, whose protein sequence is MGFFHRMAWLGAMLVLGLAPVHAATPDDGQAARSLLEKALAYYHDNGDKAFAAFSRQGEFVDKDRYVFVVDTQGVMLASGGPSSALIGRDVSEVLGPDLRKAFKDALKTPEASGIQQAEYRWQNWSDGKVERKHVYFQRIGERILAVGYYLPRASAEQARALLDKASSDLLKNEKATLTAVNSLKGGYLQDDLYVFVVDLNTRRYVGHGTNLRLINTDFAKVKDPDGKPVGEPILAMIGKQDVGEYEYRWKNPVTGKVEDKHAYLKKVGHFLVAVGYYSP
- a CDS encoding NAD-dependent epimerase/dehydratase family protein, yielding MKILVTGASGFIGGRFARFALEQGLDVRVNGRRAESVEHLVRRGAQFVQGDLSDPLLARDLCLDVEAVVHCAGSVGLWGRYQDFHQGNVQVTENVVEACLKQKVRRLVHLSSPSIYFDGRDHLGLTEEQVPKRFKHPYAATKYLAEQKVFGAQEFGLEVLALRPRFVTGAGDMSIFPRLLKMQRKGRLAIVGNGLNKVDFTSVQNLNEALLSSLLATDSALGKAYNISNGAPVPLWDVVNYVMRQMEVPQVRRYRSYGLAYSVAALNEGFCKLWPGRPEPTLSRLGMQVMNKNFTLDISRARHYLDYDPQVSLWTALDEFCAWWKVQQPV
- a CDS encoding LysR family transcriptional regulator ArgP; translation: MFDYKLLSALAAVVEQAGFERAAQVLGLSQSAISQRIKLLEARVGQPVLVRATPPAPTEIGRRLLNHVQQVRLLERDLQGLVPALDEEGLPERLRIALNADSLATWWAAAVGDFCAEQHLLLDLVVEDQTVGLKRMRAGEVAACVCASERPVAGARSVLLGAMRYRAMASPAFIARHFPDEVRADQLARTPALVFGPDDFLQHRYLASVGVEGGFEHHLCPSSEGFIRLAEVGLGWGLVPELQVREQLERGVLVELLADKPIDVPLYWHHWRNGGQLLGLLTEQLIRSSRQWLVPWEAQ